The Halovivax ruber XH-70 genome includes the window TCGAATCGACGATCGACGCGGTGACCCGGGGCGGTGCCGACGCCGTCCTCACGCAGAAGGGGATCGCCCCCCGCGTCCACTCGAACACGAACGGCGCCGGCTACGTCGTCCACCTGAACGCCTCGACGACGCTCGGCCCGGACGAGAACGACAAGCGACTCACCGGCACGGTCGAGGAGGCCGTTCGCGCGGGCGCCGACGCCGTCTCCTTCCACATCAACGTCGGCTCTGACCACGAACCCGACCAACTGGCACAGCTCGCCGAGGTTACCGCCGACGCGGAACGACTGGGGATTCCGGTCCTCGCGATGGCCTACGCCCGGGGGCCCGGCCTCGCCGGCGACGAACCCGACGCGCTCGGCCACGCGGTTCGCCTCGCCGAGGAGGTCGGCGCCGACCTCGTAAAGACGGGCTACAGCGGCGACGCCGACAGCTTCGAACACGTCGTCGAGTCGACCCGACTGCCGGTGCTCATCGCTGGCGGGACGCCTGGGACGGATAGAGAGACCCTCGAAGGGGTTCGCGGGGCGGTCGACGCCGGCGCCGCGGGCGTCTCGATGGGGCGGTCGATCTTCCAGCACGAGGACCCGGAGGCAATCACGCAAGCCGTTGCCGCCGTCATCCACGAGGACCAGGACGTCGAACAGGCGCTCGAGGCGGCCGGACTGACAGTCGAAGCCTAGTCGCCGGATCGCGTTCTGGCAGCCAGTTCGCACAGCCGATCGACGACGGCGAGACCCACCCGTACCACGTTCTCTCTCGCGAGTGCGACCGAGTCGGTCGTTCCTTCGAAACTGTCGTGAACCGTCTCACCCGGAGCCGGTCGATCGTAGTTCGCGACGGCACGCAGACTCAGATAGCGATCGGCGGCGTCGAAGCGGCCGAGCGCGGTCGCCGTGGCCGCGTCTTCCATCTGCGTCGTGACGTAGGGGTCGATCCCGTAGGCCGCCGCGAGCGAGTCGACCTCGCGCGCCACGCCGGTGCCGTGCCAGAACTCGTCGCTCGTCACGGTCGGCCCGACGTCGACCGCCGGAGCGCTCGCCGGTGCGTCGGGGTACGTCTCCTGATAGTCGCGCACGCCGCGGTCCGTCGTGAGCGCGACGTCGGACGCGGCGTCGCGAGCCAGTTCGACCAGCGCCGGCTCGACGTCGAACAGTGCATCCTCGGGAAGATAGGCGAGTTGCTCGACGGCGGACCGATCGGCGTCGCGAGCGGGTGAGGGGTCGTTCACATTGTCCCCCTCAGTCGGCGGACCGAGCTCCGTCGGATCCCAGCGGTGCTTTCGATCCCAGTCGAGGATGGCGTCGGCGACGACGACCGAGCCCAGCGCGGCCCTGGCCGGTGCGGACCCGGCGATACCGGCCGAGAGCCAGTACGTCTCGGAGAGATCGAGCCCGCCTGCACCCCAGAGTGCGGCGACCGTCGTCGCCGCGGGCGCCTTGCCCAGCCCGGTCGTAGTGACGGCGACGCGCGTGTCGGCGGTCACGTACAGCGGGCCATCGGCCCCGGGAATCTCGTAGGCCGTCTCGATCGGGAGGCGCTCGAGCCACAGTTCGCGTTCGTCGAACGGCGGGTCGAACGCGACGGCGGGCAGGACGAGCACGGCCGGAGCGATCGACGCCGCGCTGTCGAGCGGCTCGGGCGTCGGACGGTCAGTAGCCATTGCTGAATGCGACGACGCCATCGGGGTCCGAAAGCGTGACGGTCAGACGCACCAGCGTGAGTCGACTCCCAGTGGGGATCGAAACGATCACGGAGTCGCACTTCGAGGCCAAATTCGTGCCGCGGACTGCGCCAACCGACGAGGAGATCCTCGCCCACGCTCGCGTCCACGCCCGATCGGTCGCCGACGATATCGGCGTCGATCTCGACGCGCTCTCCTGGGCGATCTCCGCGCGGGCGAAACGACGCGCCGGCGCGTGTCGCTGGGACGCGACGAGCGAGGAAGCGACGATCGTCCTCTCGCGACGCGCCTACGACGCCTTCGACCGTGCGGCTTTCGAGTCGATCGTCCGCCACGAACTCATTCACGCCTGGGAGTACCAGCGATTCGGCGACTCCGATCACGGACCGCGCTTTCGCAAACGGGCCCAGGAGTTCGACGTGCCTGTCCACTGCGAGTCGTTTACGGAACCGCGGTATCGCCTCCGGTGTGCGCGAACTGACTGCGACTGGACACTGGACCGGCACCGGGCGTCGAAACCGGTCAAAGCCCCCGGGCGCTATCACTGCGGCAGGTGCGGCGGCTCGCTCCGCGTCGAACACGTCGAGAGCGGGCGCACCTGGGAGTCGGCGAGCGGCTACGGTGGTGCCAGAACAGCCCTCGGCGACGACTGGTAGCCCAGGGACCCGTTTTTCACGGTCGAAGACGGACCACGCCGAGGCGGGAGCCTTTATTCGGTGCCGGAAGAACGTCGGGGTATGGGACTACTCGACCGGTTGCGCGGCGACCCGGACACGGCCAAGTTCGACCGCATCGAGGAGGACGTCACCTACACGGTCTCGCCGCGGAGCCACACGGTCGCGTACGCGATCGCCGTCTCGAGGGCAGAACACGAGGCACTCGCCGATCTCGTCCGGGCCGACGACGAGGCACAGGACCACGAAGAAACGCTATCGACCGCCCTCTCGGCCGCGCTCGACGGCGAAGACGCCGACACCGACGTCATCGTCGACCGGATCCGCAGGCCGCGCCGCGTCGCGGACGCTGTCACAACGTCCTGGGAAGCACTACTCGCGGACGACCCCGACGTCGCCTACCTGCCGATCGGGATGGTCGGCGAACTCGCCGCGTTCGTCGCCACCTGTCGTGAGCGTGCCGACAACGACGACGATTCGTTCACGCTCCCCGACTCGTTCGATCGGGCGGCGTCGCTGCTCGTCCGAATCAAGGAGGCGACCGATCGGCCGGAAAACAGGATCGTCGTCCACCGCGACCGAGTGCCGACCGTCGAGTCGGCCGAGCGCACGTCCGAGAACCCGTCGAGCGACGGGGCAGCTCAGAGCACGTCCGCGAGCGAGGCGAGCGACGGGGCAGCTCAGAGCACGTCCGCGAGCGAGGCGAGCGACGAGAGTTCGTAAGTGGGTTCGTGCGTCGGGTCTCGTGATCGACGATCGGTGGCGTCACCGGGGAGCCAGGCCGAGTCCATCCCGACGGCGTTCGCACCCGCGACGTCGGCGTAGGCGGCGTCGCCGACGTGGACCGTCCGATCGGGTCGCGTTCCGAGTCCGTCGAGCGCCCGTTCGAACGGCGTGGGATCCGGCTTCGGCGGGACCCCAGCGTCGGGATCGACGAACACGGAGACGTCGAACGCGTCGGCGATGCCGAGCGTTTCGAGCTTCGGGCGCTGCGTCGACGGACTGCCGTTCGTGATCAGCCCGACCGCGTCGGTCGCCTCACGCGCGTGGGCGATGATACGTTTTGCACCGTCCCGAAAGCGGACCGCGGTCGGGTCGTACGCGTCCAGGTACGCCTCGGTCAGGTCGGTCGCGACCGTCTCGTCCCGTCCCGCCTCGGCGGCGGCGAGTCCGAAGAGGTTCTCGTGGAACGTCTGATCCGTATACGCCGACGGAACGCGCGGGACCAGTGCCTCTAGCTCCGTGTGCGTACAGAAGGGTTCACAGCCGACTCGATCGAACGCTCGCTCGAGGACGGCCGCCGAATCCTGCGTCGAGACACACAGGGTTCGATCGAGATCGAAACAGACCGCGTCGTACGCAGACATCGGTCGGGAGTTCGCACGCCCGCCTCCTAACGGTTCCGTGAGACTGTGTGACGGGGAATACCGGCGACAGTGTGTACAGTGGGCGAGTGGGATCGCCGACCACCGCATCACGCGAGGCGAACGTCCTCCCTTCCGCCACGTTCAAGCCGGTTCCGTCCGACCGTCGAACCATGACGAACGAAGTCTGGGTGAAAGCCGACGACAGCGTCGGTGACTGGGAGGCCCGCCGCGATCGGATCACGGCCGCGCTCGAAGCCGGTGCGGACTGGGTCCTGGTCGACGAAGCCGACGTCGAACGGGTGCGCGAACTCGGCGACATCAACGTCGCCGCGTTCCGAACTGACGGCGACGTCTCCCTGATCGACGACGCTGAATCCGACGACGAAGAATCCATGCCGGACGCCCGAATCGTGGGCAAGGACGGCGAAGGGGACGGCACCGTCTCCCTCCCGACGGACTACTCCGGCTCCGCCGACCTCTCGACGCTCCGACGCGACGGGGAGGTCCCCGGCGGGTCCTACGTCCGCATCCTCGACGAGGAGTACGAGCGGTTCGCCGAGGAGGCAGCCACCGAGTCGGCGTACACGATCGTCGTCGGCGAAGACTGGACGATCATCCCGCTCGAGAACCTCATCGCTCGCATCGGTGAGGAGACGACACTGATCGCCGGCGTGGCGAGTGCCGAAGAAGCACGGACGGCCTTCGAAACGCTCGAGATCGGTGCCGATGCCGTGTTACTCGATACCGACGATCCGGGCGAAATCAGCAAGACGGTCGGGATTCGCGACGCGGGCGATCGAGAACGCCTCGATCTCACGTGGGGGACGGTCACCTCCATCGAGCCGATCGGCTCGGCCGATCGCGTCTGCGTGGACACCGGCCGACTCCTGGACGACGACGAGGGCATGCTCGTCGGCTCGCTGGCCCGCGGCCTCGTCTTCGTCCACGCCGAGACGGCCGACTCGCCGTACGTCGCGGCCCGCCCCTTCCGGGTCAACGCCGGCGCCGTCCACGCCTACGTCAGAACGCCCGGCGGCGGAACGAAGTACCTCTCCGAACTCCAGAGCGGGGACGAGGTCCAGGTCGTCGACCGCGACGGCCACACGCGCGAGGCCATCGTCGGCCGCGTGAAGATCGAACAGCGACCGATGTTCCGGCTGGCACTGGAGACGGGCGACGGCGACACCGTCGAGACGCTCCTGCAGAACGCGGAGACGGTGTCCGTCGCGACGCCAGACGGGAAGACGGCGGTCACCGAACTCGAGGCGGGCGACGAGGT containing:
- a CDS encoding 2-amino-3,7-dideoxy-D-threo-hept-6-ulosonate synthase, which produces MTAGLDARLNRIRTGDRYLMVPMDHGITLGAVRGLKDIESTIDAVTRGGADAVLTQKGIAPRVHSNTNGAGYVVHLNASTTLGPDENDKRLTGTVEEAVRAGADAVSFHINVGSDHEPDQLAQLAEVTADAERLGIPVLAMAYARGPGLAGDEPDALGHAVRLAEEVGADLVKTGYSGDADSFEHVVESTRLPVLIAGGTPGTDRETLEGVRGAVDAGAAGVSMGRSIFQHEDPEAITQAVAAVIHEDQDVEQALEAAGLTVEA
- a CDS encoding phosphorylase family protein, producing MATDRPTPEPLDSAASIAPAVLVLPAVAFDPPFDERELWLERLPIETAYEIPGADGPLYVTADTRVAVTTTGLGKAPAATTVAALWGAGGLDLSETYWLSAGIAGSAPARAALGSVVVADAILDWDRKHRWDPTELGPPTEGDNVNDPSPARDADRSAVEQLAYLPEDALFDVEPALVELARDAASDVALTTDRGVRDYQETYPDAPASAPAVDVGPTVTSDEFWHGTGVAREVDSLAAAYGIDPYVTTQMEDAATATALGRFDAADRYLSLRAVANYDRPAPGETVHDSFEGTTDSVALARENVVRVGLAVVDRLCELAARTRSGD
- a CDS encoding SprT family zinc-dependent metalloprotease codes for the protein MPRTAPTDEEILAHARVHARSVADDIGVDLDALSWAISARAKRRAGACRWDATSEEATIVLSRRAYDAFDRAAFESIVRHELIHAWEYQRFGDSDHGPRFRKRAQEFDVPVHCESFTEPRYRLRCARTDCDWTLDRHRASKPVKAPGRYHCGRCGGSLRVEHVESGRTWESASGYGGARTALGDDW
- a CDS encoding HAD family hydrolase, which produces MSAYDAVCFDLDRTLCVSTQDSAAVLERAFDRVGCEPFCTHTELEALVPRVPSAYTDQTFHENLFGLAAAEAGRDETVATDLTEAYLDAYDPTAVRFRDGAKRIIAHAREATDAVGLITNGSPSTQRPKLETLGIADAFDVSVFVDPDAGVPPKPDPTPFERALDGLGTRPDRTVHVGDAAYADVAGANAVGMDSAWLPGDATDRRSRDPTHEPTYELSSLASLADVL
- a CDS encoding 3-dehydroquinate synthase II is translated as MTNEVWVKADDSVGDWEARRDRITAALEAGADWVLVDEADVERVRELGDINVAAFRTDGDVSLIDDAESDDEESMPDARIVGKDGEGDGTVSLPTDYSGSADLSTLRRDGEVPGGSYVRILDEEYERFAEEAATESAYTIVVGEDWTIIPLENLIARIGEETTLIAGVASAEEARTAFETLEIGADAVLLDTDDPGEISKTVGIRDAGDRERLDLTWGTVTSIEPIGSADRVCVDTGRLLDDDEGMLVGSLARGLVFVHAETADSPYVAARPFRVNAGAVHAYVRTPGGGTKYLSELQSGDEVQVVDRDGHTREAIVGRVKIEQRPMFRLALETGDGDTVETLLQNAETVSVATPDGKTAVTELEAGDEVGLYYEDTARHFGEAVDEQVIEK